The following are encoded together in the Malaya genurostris strain Urasoe2022 chromosome 3, Malgen_1.1, whole genome shotgun sequence genome:
- the LOC131435627 gene encoding tyrosine-protein kinase Shark isoform X2, whose product MNREENLCWFHGKVSRERAEEILRQEGGDGVFMVRESSSSDGDFVLSVLFQNEVVHYQIRRHGDDAFFSIDDHTPIHGLDSLIEHYRESAHGLVTRLQAICRCSPPPNDVRSHGTTNLLHRATKECNYTIVSELLKCGYRNIDSKNQDGQTAVHLACLHAEARILEKLIERGSNINNRDAQGNTPLHYACRKNGDIEMVRLLINAGANPQARNKDTGWVPLHEAAANGNLDAVKELLFNHVPHMPRSSYGELPVDLAKDNGHFSTVDYLNNYDPPLPTTHRSQWYHGTLDRQVAVECLKEHAQKLVPHCSGYENKENEVKLEEKHIDDASGVYLVRYSTKHGVDVLTLLFDGEAKHFIIQRKQSYLFIDDGPYLVSLENLIEHYSRFSDGLQINLKYPVPPKPKPPIPLFSTIPKMKRQAIHIAESVSPPSARSILASNGTTSFTRKSSDNSLTKLQHPPVPVRNLSVPNEIMLQQMNKVGLFEHSPERVSSPKTSPNIDESKSKPSSSTLKKKKNIIIDGMKSFRKNKMKPIPPTDPDSQLNRNSLIEEVSASKCFKQLQFTSVFSLPSAKPLDTSGELYNTPSNNCAIVDIDIGEPPAPSSHFVDSINNNGSPLHGVLGPRRSSEATGIDDTPAATDYFTESDKNIFTEQQLDNSTEEIYFIDVPPTVPAPNLPQIVSTNSSMPLMKPALPPPVSTTTNYIPTRNVPVFSSLSMEECTTPTSPNLFRQGGPFERLDSTISTMSRDSVQSGDSEFLSIIQQQQDEDEQQQMKLSRSVSNRPNYFIPKQYILTQKVLGRGEFGYVYQGSLMPFQLEPGTDQIMPGSEDPGEFTPIAIKQLVESQGKRNRADFLREASVMIRLRHHCIVKLIGICKGPPLMMIEELVPLGSMLDYIIANKTTLNPKHELIIWAAQIACGMQYLEQHHFVHRDLAARNILLASRYQAKISDFGLSRAIGAGDDYYRASQGGKWPIKWYAPESFNYGTFSHASDVWSFGVTMWEMYSLGQPPYHDMKGVDVIKLIENNQRLSQPELCPNKVFTIVKSCWNYNPKNRPTFKFLTRFFTDDIEYQNIQELVQSGREINANQ is encoded by the exons ATGAATCGGGAAGAGAACCTTTGCTGGTTTCACGGAAAAGTGTCCCGAGAACGGGCAGAGGAAATACTTCGTCAAG AAGGAGGCGATGGAGTTTTTATGGTGCGGGAAAGTAGTTCTTCCGATGGAGATTTTGTACTTTCGGTGTTGTTCCAAAACGAAGTCGTTCATTACCAGATACGACGTCACGGAGACGATGCATTTTTCTCAATCGATGACCACACACCAATTCACGGTCTAGATTCGCTAATCGAGCATTACAGGGAATCGGCTCACGGATTAGTAACCCGTTTGCAAGCTATTTGTCGATGTTCTCCACCGCCAAACGATGTGCGGAGCCACGGAACGACTAACCTGCTACACCGAGCAACGAAAGAATGCAACTACACGATCGTATCCGAATTATTGAAATGTGGGTACAGGAACATTGATTCGAAAAATCAAGACGGACAAACTGCTGTGCATTTGGCATGTTTGCATGCTGAAGCAAGAATTCTGGAGAAATTGATCGAAAGGGGCTCCAACATCAATAACAGAGATGCACAGGGAAACACCCCGTTGCAT tatgCATGTCGTAAAAACGGTGACATCGAAATGGTACGCTTGCTAATTAACGCTGGTGCCAATCCTCAAGCTCGAAACAAAGATACGGGATGGGTGCCGCTTCATGAGGCAGCTGCGAATGGTAATCTGGACGCTGTTAAAGAACTACTATTCAACCATGTTCCCCATATGCCTCGATCCAGTTACGGAGAGCTACCTGTAGATTTGGCAAAAGACAACGGCCATTTTTCAACCGTCGACTATCTGAACAATTATGATCCTCCGCTTCCAACGACTCACCGAAGTCAATGGTATCATGGAACGCTTGACCGACAGGTGGCCGTTGAGTGTTTGAAGGAACATGCACAAAAACTAGTACCTCATTGCTCTGGATATGAGAACAAAGAAAATGAGGTGAAATTAGAAGAAAAACATATCGATGATGCATCCGGAGTATATTTGGTACGATATTCTACAAAGCACGGTGTAGATGTAttgacactactttttgatggcgAAGCAAAACATTTTATAATTCAAAGAAAACAGAGCTATCTCTTCATTGATGATGGCCCTTACTTGGTGTCTTTGGAAAACCTTATAGAACACTACAGTCGATTCTCTGATGGTCTCCAAATCAATCTGAAATATCCGGTGCCTCCAAAACCTAAGCCACCAATTCCATTGTTTTCGACTATTCCTAAAATGAAACGTCAAGCAATCCACATTGCAGAATCCGTGTCACCACCATCAGCACGATCAATTTTGGCCAGTAATGGGACTACCTCTTTTACCCGTAAATCGAGTGACAACAGTCTAACGAAATTGCAACACCCGCCAGTCCCGGTGCGCAACTTATCAGTTCCAAATGAAATCATGCTACAGCAAATGAACAAAGTTGGTCTCTTCGAGCATAGTCCTGAGCGAGTTTCCTCTCCAAAGACATCGCCAAACATTGACGAGAGTAAATCGAAACCGAGTAGTTcaacattgaaaaagaaaaagaacatCATAATAGATGGTATGAAgagttttcgaaaaaataagATGAAACCGATACCTCCCACAGATCCGGATAGTCAGCTCAACAGAAACAGCTTGATTGAAGAGGTCAGCGCATCAAAGTGCTTTAAACAGCTCCAATTTACATCAGTGTTTTCACTACCATCTGCAAAACCGCTGGATACATCAGGCGAACTGTACAACACACCGAGCAACAATTGTGCCATCGTGGATATTGATATTGGCGAACCCCCTGCTCCTTCCAGCCATTTCGTGGACAGTATTAACAATAACGGATCCCCTCTACACGGTGTCCTCGGTCCACGTCGGTCATCCGAAGCAACCGGTATCGACGATACCCCGGCAGCGACCGACTATTTTACAGAAagtgataaaaatatttttactgaACAGCAATTGGACAATAGTACCGAGGAAATATACTTCATCGATGTTCCTCCAACGGTACCCGCGCCAAATCTTCCGCAG ATTGTGTCAACAAACAGTAGCATGCCTCTTATGAAGCCAGCCTTGCCACCACCAGTTAGCACCACTACCAACTATATTCCAACTCGAAATGTTCCCGTCTTCAGTAGCCTATCGATGGAGGAATGTACAACCCCAACAAGTCCTAACTTATTCCGACAGGGCGGTCCCTTTGAGCGCTTAGACTCTACTATATCCACGATGAGTCGCGACAGTGTTCAAAGTGGTGACTCCGAATTTCTGTCCATCATTCAACAACAGCAAGATGAAGACGAGCAACAGCAAATGAAACTATCTCGAAGTGTATCTAACCGGCCAAATTATTTCATTCCCAAGCAGTACATTTTGACACAAAAAGTGCTAGGCCGCGGCGAGTTCGGTTACGTGTATCAGGGATCATTGATGCCGTTTCAATTAGAGCCAGGCACGGATCAAATTATGCCAGGTTCAGAAGATCCTGGGGAATTCACGCCAATTGCTATTAAACAACTTGTCGAGAGTCAAGGGAAGCGCAACCGGGCAGACTTTTTACGCGAAGCTAGCGTTATGATACGACTGAGACATCACTGCattgtaaaacttattggaatctGCAAAGGTCCACCGCTGATGATGATCGAGGAATTGGTGCCACTAGGATCGATGTTGGATTATATCATTGCTAACAAGACGACCCTCAACCCGAAGCATGAACTGATCATCTGGGCAGCGCAGATCGCTTGTG GCATGCAATACCTTGAACAGCATCACTTCGTACACCGGGATCTGGCGGCAAGAAACATTTTACTTGCTTCTCGCTATCAAGCCAAAATATCCGACTTTGGACTATCGCGTGCCATCGGTGCGGGAGACGATTATTACCGAGCCAGTCAAGGTGGCAAGTGGCCAATCAAATG GTACGCTCCGGAAAGTTTCAACTACGGCACCTTTTCCCATGCCAGTGACGTGTGGTCTTTCGGTGTCACAATGTGGGAAATGTATTCTCTGGGTCAACCGCCCTATCACGATATGAAGGGGGTCGATGTTATCAAGCTGATTGAGAATAACCAACGTCTATCGCAGCCGGAGCTTTGCCCGAATAAGGTGTTCACTATTGTGAAAAGTTGCTGGAATTATAATCCAAAAAATAGGCCTACATTTAAATTTCTTACCCGCTTCTTTACCGATGATATAGAGTACCAGAATATTCAGGAACTGGTTCAAAGTGGAAGAGAAATCAATGCTAATCAGTAA
- the LOC131435627 gene encoding tyrosine-protein kinase Shark isoform X1, protein MSFGDYLIVMTKSYIIIMNREENLCWFHGKVSRERAEEILRQEGGDGVFMVRESSSSDGDFVLSVLFQNEVVHYQIRRHGDDAFFSIDDHTPIHGLDSLIEHYRESAHGLVTRLQAICRCSPPPNDVRSHGTTNLLHRATKECNYTIVSELLKCGYRNIDSKNQDGQTAVHLACLHAEARILEKLIERGSNINNRDAQGNTPLHYACRKNGDIEMVRLLINAGANPQARNKDTGWVPLHEAAANGNLDAVKELLFNHVPHMPRSSYGELPVDLAKDNGHFSTVDYLNNYDPPLPTTHRSQWYHGTLDRQVAVECLKEHAQKLVPHCSGYENKENEVKLEEKHIDDASGVYLVRYSTKHGVDVLTLLFDGEAKHFIIQRKQSYLFIDDGPYLVSLENLIEHYSRFSDGLQINLKYPVPPKPKPPIPLFSTIPKMKRQAIHIAESVSPPSARSILASNGTTSFTRKSSDNSLTKLQHPPVPVRNLSVPNEIMLQQMNKVGLFEHSPERVSSPKTSPNIDESKSKPSSSTLKKKKNIIIDGMKSFRKNKMKPIPPTDPDSQLNRNSLIEEVSASKCFKQLQFTSVFSLPSAKPLDTSGELYNTPSNNCAIVDIDIGEPPAPSSHFVDSINNNGSPLHGVLGPRRSSEATGIDDTPAATDYFTESDKNIFTEQQLDNSTEEIYFIDVPPTVPAPNLPQIVSTNSSMPLMKPALPPPVSTTTNYIPTRNVPVFSSLSMEECTTPTSPNLFRQGGPFERLDSTISTMSRDSVQSGDSEFLSIIQQQQDEDEQQQMKLSRSVSNRPNYFIPKQYILTQKVLGRGEFGYVYQGSLMPFQLEPGTDQIMPGSEDPGEFTPIAIKQLVESQGKRNRADFLREASVMIRLRHHCIVKLIGICKGPPLMMIEELVPLGSMLDYIIANKTTLNPKHELIIWAAQIACGMQYLEQHHFVHRDLAARNILLASRYQAKISDFGLSRAIGAGDDYYRASQGGKWPIKWYAPESFNYGTFSHASDVWSFGVTMWEMYSLGQPPYHDMKGVDVIKLIENNQRLSQPELCPNKVFTIVKSCWNYNPKNRPTFKFLTRFFTDDIEYQNIQELVQSGREINANQ, encoded by the exons ATGTCTTTTGGCGACTATTTGATTGTCATG ACTAAATCCTACATAATCATAATGAATCGGGAAGAGAACCTTTGCTGGTTTCACGGAAAAGTGTCCCGAGAACGGGCAGAGGAAATACTTCGTCAAG AAGGAGGCGATGGAGTTTTTATGGTGCGGGAAAGTAGTTCTTCCGATGGAGATTTTGTACTTTCGGTGTTGTTCCAAAACGAAGTCGTTCATTACCAGATACGACGTCACGGAGACGATGCATTTTTCTCAATCGATGACCACACACCAATTCACGGTCTAGATTCGCTAATCGAGCATTACAGGGAATCGGCTCACGGATTAGTAACCCGTTTGCAAGCTATTTGTCGATGTTCTCCACCGCCAAACGATGTGCGGAGCCACGGAACGACTAACCTGCTACACCGAGCAACGAAAGAATGCAACTACACGATCGTATCCGAATTATTGAAATGTGGGTACAGGAACATTGATTCGAAAAATCAAGACGGACAAACTGCTGTGCATTTGGCATGTTTGCATGCTGAAGCAAGAATTCTGGAGAAATTGATCGAAAGGGGCTCCAACATCAATAACAGAGATGCACAGGGAAACACCCCGTTGCAT tatgCATGTCGTAAAAACGGTGACATCGAAATGGTACGCTTGCTAATTAACGCTGGTGCCAATCCTCAAGCTCGAAACAAAGATACGGGATGGGTGCCGCTTCATGAGGCAGCTGCGAATGGTAATCTGGACGCTGTTAAAGAACTACTATTCAACCATGTTCCCCATATGCCTCGATCCAGTTACGGAGAGCTACCTGTAGATTTGGCAAAAGACAACGGCCATTTTTCAACCGTCGACTATCTGAACAATTATGATCCTCCGCTTCCAACGACTCACCGAAGTCAATGGTATCATGGAACGCTTGACCGACAGGTGGCCGTTGAGTGTTTGAAGGAACATGCACAAAAACTAGTACCTCATTGCTCTGGATATGAGAACAAAGAAAATGAGGTGAAATTAGAAGAAAAACATATCGATGATGCATCCGGAGTATATTTGGTACGATATTCTACAAAGCACGGTGTAGATGTAttgacactactttttgatggcgAAGCAAAACATTTTATAATTCAAAGAAAACAGAGCTATCTCTTCATTGATGATGGCCCTTACTTGGTGTCTTTGGAAAACCTTATAGAACACTACAGTCGATTCTCTGATGGTCTCCAAATCAATCTGAAATATCCGGTGCCTCCAAAACCTAAGCCACCAATTCCATTGTTTTCGACTATTCCTAAAATGAAACGTCAAGCAATCCACATTGCAGAATCCGTGTCACCACCATCAGCACGATCAATTTTGGCCAGTAATGGGACTACCTCTTTTACCCGTAAATCGAGTGACAACAGTCTAACGAAATTGCAACACCCGCCAGTCCCGGTGCGCAACTTATCAGTTCCAAATGAAATCATGCTACAGCAAATGAACAAAGTTGGTCTCTTCGAGCATAGTCCTGAGCGAGTTTCCTCTCCAAAGACATCGCCAAACATTGACGAGAGTAAATCGAAACCGAGTAGTTcaacattgaaaaagaaaaagaacatCATAATAGATGGTATGAAgagttttcgaaaaaataagATGAAACCGATACCTCCCACAGATCCGGATAGTCAGCTCAACAGAAACAGCTTGATTGAAGAGGTCAGCGCATCAAAGTGCTTTAAACAGCTCCAATTTACATCAGTGTTTTCACTACCATCTGCAAAACCGCTGGATACATCAGGCGAACTGTACAACACACCGAGCAACAATTGTGCCATCGTGGATATTGATATTGGCGAACCCCCTGCTCCTTCCAGCCATTTCGTGGACAGTATTAACAATAACGGATCCCCTCTACACGGTGTCCTCGGTCCACGTCGGTCATCCGAAGCAACCGGTATCGACGATACCCCGGCAGCGACCGACTATTTTACAGAAagtgataaaaatatttttactgaACAGCAATTGGACAATAGTACCGAGGAAATATACTTCATCGATGTTCCTCCAACGGTACCCGCGCCAAATCTTCCGCAG ATTGTGTCAACAAACAGTAGCATGCCTCTTATGAAGCCAGCCTTGCCACCACCAGTTAGCACCACTACCAACTATATTCCAACTCGAAATGTTCCCGTCTTCAGTAGCCTATCGATGGAGGAATGTACAACCCCAACAAGTCCTAACTTATTCCGACAGGGCGGTCCCTTTGAGCGCTTAGACTCTACTATATCCACGATGAGTCGCGACAGTGTTCAAAGTGGTGACTCCGAATTTCTGTCCATCATTCAACAACAGCAAGATGAAGACGAGCAACAGCAAATGAAACTATCTCGAAGTGTATCTAACCGGCCAAATTATTTCATTCCCAAGCAGTACATTTTGACACAAAAAGTGCTAGGCCGCGGCGAGTTCGGTTACGTGTATCAGGGATCATTGATGCCGTTTCAATTAGAGCCAGGCACGGATCAAATTATGCCAGGTTCAGAAGATCCTGGGGAATTCACGCCAATTGCTATTAAACAACTTGTCGAGAGTCAAGGGAAGCGCAACCGGGCAGACTTTTTACGCGAAGCTAGCGTTATGATACGACTGAGACATCACTGCattgtaaaacttattggaatctGCAAAGGTCCACCGCTGATGATGATCGAGGAATTGGTGCCACTAGGATCGATGTTGGATTATATCATTGCTAACAAGACGACCCTCAACCCGAAGCATGAACTGATCATCTGGGCAGCGCAGATCGCTTGTG GCATGCAATACCTTGAACAGCATCACTTCGTACACCGGGATCTGGCGGCAAGAAACATTTTACTTGCTTCTCGCTATCAAGCCAAAATATCCGACTTTGGACTATCGCGTGCCATCGGTGCGGGAGACGATTATTACCGAGCCAGTCAAGGTGGCAAGTGGCCAATCAAATG GTACGCTCCGGAAAGTTTCAACTACGGCACCTTTTCCCATGCCAGTGACGTGTGGTCTTTCGGTGTCACAATGTGGGAAATGTATTCTCTGGGTCAACCGCCCTATCACGATATGAAGGGGGTCGATGTTATCAAGCTGATTGAGAATAACCAACGTCTATCGCAGCCGGAGCTTTGCCCGAATAAGGTGTTCACTATTGTGAAAAGTTGCTGGAATTATAATCCAAAAAATAGGCCTACATTTAAATTTCTTACCCGCTTCTTTACCGATGATATAGAGTACCAGAATATTCAGGAACTGGTTCAAAGTGGAAGAGAAATCAATGCTAATCAGTAA